The DNA segment GTCGCGCTTCGACGTGATCGTCACCGACAACCTGTTCGGCGACATCCTCACCGACCTGGCCGCCGCGATCGGTGGCGGCATCGGGCTCGCCGCTTCGGGCAACCTGAACCCCGACGGCGCGTTCCCGAGCATGGTCGAGCCGGTCCACGGCTCCGCGCCCGACATCGCGGGGCAGCAGAAGGCCGACCCGACCGCGGCGATCCTGTCGGCGGCGATCCTGCTCGACCAGCAGGCGCTGCCGGATGCCGCGGCGCGCATCCGCGCCGCGGTGCTCGCCGACCTCGCCGAGCGCGGCAGTGCCCCGCGCCGCACGAGCGAGGTCGGAGACGCCATCGCCGCCCGCCTGCGCTAAACGGGCGCCAGCGCTCGTTCCGTTCGCGGGCGCCAGCGCCCGCCGATTGGCCTGAGATCCCGCCCGGGGTCGGGCAGTACGCTGTAACCCACGCTCTCCCGGCGACCCCGCGTCGCCGGCGACCTTCCGAGGACTCCCATGACGACTCTCCTTCCGATGGCGACCCCCGACCTCGCCTGGGCCGTGACCCGCAACGAGGCGGCGAAGCCTGCCGCCGAGCGCGACGCGATCCTCGCCGACCCGGGCTTCGGCAAGCACTTCACCGACCACATGGTCGACATCTGCTGGAGCGAGCGCGGCGGCTGGCACCGCCCGCGCGTGCAGCCCTACGGCCCGATCAGCCTCGACCCGGCCGCGGCCGTGCTGCACTACGGGCAGGAGATCTTCGAGGGCCTGAAGGCCTACCGTCACGCCGACGGCTCGATCTGGTCGTTCCGCCCCGACGCGAACGCCCGCCGCCTGCAGCGGTCGGCGAAGCGCCTGGCGCTGCCGGAGCTGCCCGAGCAGTACTTCATCGAGGCGCTGCGGCAGCTCGTCGCGATCGACGGCGACTGGGTGCCGAGCGCTCCCGAGACGAGCCTGTACCTGCGGCCGTTCATGTTCGCCAAGGAGGCCTTCCTCGGCGTGCGGCCCGCGCACAAGGTCGCGTTCTACGTGATCGCCTCGCCCGCCGGCGCCTACTTCCAGGGCGGAGTGAAGCCCGTGTCGATCTGGCTCTCGACCGAGTACTCGCGCGCCGGCAAGGGCGGCACGGGGGCGGCGAAGACCGGCGGCAACTACGCGGCCTCCCTCGTCGCGCAGGCGGAGGCGGCCGAGCACGGCTGCGCCCAGGTGCTCTTCCTCGACTCCGTCGAGGGGAAGTGGCTGGAGGAGCTCGGTGGAATGAACATCGTGCTCGTCTACAAGGACGGCACGCTCGTCACCCCGAAGAGCGACTCGATCCTCGAGGGCATCACCCGTGACTCGATCCTGCAGCTGGCGGAGGACCGCGGCCACCGCGTCGAGCGCCGCCGCGTGAGCATCGACGAGTGGCGCGAGGGTGCCGCCTCCGGCGACATCGTCGAGGCCTTCGCCTGCGGCACCGCCGCGGTCGTCACGCCGATCGCGATGATCAAGGCCGCCGACTTCACGATCGGCAGCCCCGACACCGCGGCCGGCGATCTGACGATGTCGCTGCGGGCCGAGCTGACCGACATCCAGTACGGCCGGCTTCCCGACCCGCACGGGTGGATGCTGCGGCTGGACGCCTGAGCGCGTGCCCCGCATCGATCCCGACTACGCCCGAATGGCGATGGCGGCCCGCGCGGGCGTCATCGCGCTCGCTCTCGGGGGCGGCGCCGCCCTCGGGTTCCTGGGCACCTTGGCGCACCAGTCGCTGCCGCCGATCGGCCTGATGATCGCGCTCATCACCCTCGGCCTCTACCTCGCGGGGTTGCGGGTGTGGGGCGGGGTGCGCGGGCCGGCAACGGCCGGCGCGGTTGGCGCCATCCTGCTCGTGGGACTCATGGCGAGCATCACCGACGGCTCGGTGCTCGTGCCCGGCAACCCGATCGGCTACGCCTGGCTCATCGGCGTCTCGATGATCGCGCTTGTGGTGCTCGGCTGGCCGCGCATCCAGCGGGCTCCCCGGCGCGCGGCGGCTAGCATGGAGGGCGGTGGCGCTGTGGCGCCCGCATCCCCGCGGTTCACCGAAGAGAAAGACCCCTCACTGCCGTGACCTACGTGATCGCCCTTCCCTGCGTCGATGTCAAGGACCGCGCGTGCATCGACGAGTGCCCCGTCGATTGCATCTACGAGGGCGACCGGATGCTCTACATCCACCCCGACGAGTGCGTCGACTGCGGCGCCTGCGAGCCGGTGTGCCCGGTCGAGGCCATCTTCTACGAGGACGACCTCCCGGCCGAGTGGAGCGACTACTACACGGCCAACGTCGAGTTCTTCAGCGAGATCGGCTCGCCCGGCGGCGCCGCCAAGGTGGGCGTGATCGCGGGCGACCACCCGGTCGTCGCCGCGGTGCCCCCGCAGGGCTAGCCCTCCGGTGACCCGCAGCGCGCTTCCCGACTTCCCCTGGGACTCCCTCGCGCCCTTCGCGGCGCGCGCCCGGGAGCACGCCGACGGCATCGTCGACCTGTCGGTGGGCTCGCCCGTCGACCCGACGCCTGCGGTGATCCGCGAGGCACTGGTCGCCGCGACCGACGCCCATGCCTACCCGCAGACGATGGGCACGCCCGCCCTGCGCGAGGCGATCGTGCGCTGGTATGCCCGGCGCCGCGGCGTGGTCGGTCTGACGACGGATGCGGTGCTCCCGACCATCGGATCGAAGGAGCTCGTCGCCCTCCTGCCGCTGCTGCTCGGCCTCGGGCCCGGCGACACCATCGTGCACCCGCGCACCGCCTACCCGACGTACGCGGTCGGCGCCGCCCTGGTCGGCGCGACCGCGGTGGCGGAGGACGACCCCGCGCGCTGGCCGGAGGGCACCCGCCTCATCTGGCTCAACTCGCCGGGCAACCCCAACGGGGCGGTGCTGGGGGTCGACGCCCTGCGGGCGGCGGTCGCGCGCGCCCGCGCGCTCGGGGCCGTGCTGGTCAACGACGAGTGCTACGCCGAGCTGGGCTGGGGCGAGGAGCCGGTGCCGAGCATCCTGCACCCGGCCGTGACCGATGGCGACCGCACGAGCCTGCTGAGCGTCTACTCGCTGTCGAAGCAGTCGAACCTCGCCGGCTACCGTGCGGCCTTCCTGGCGGGCGATGCGGCGGTCGTGGGCGCGATGCTCGAGGTGCGCAAGCACGCTGGGCTGATCCCGCCGGCGCCGGTGCAGGCCGCCATGGTCGCCGCGCTCGACGACGACGCGCACGTGGCCGAGCAGCGCGAGCGCTACCGGGCCCGCCGGGTCGCGCTGCGCTCCGCGCTCGAGGGCGCGGGGTTCCGCATCGACCGCTCGGAGGCGGGCCTGTACCTGTGGGCGACCCGCGACGAGCCCGCCTGGACGACGATCGGCCTGCTCGCCGAGCACGGGATCCTCGCCGCGCCGGGCACCTTCTACGAGGGCGAGGCCTCGCGGCATGTCCGTCTGGCGCTCACCGCCACCGACGAGCGCATCGCGGCGGCCGTCGCGCGCTTGGCGCACCTCTCCAACGCCTGAGCGAACCTCTTGGGGGGTGCCACACTGGTGCCCGGTTGCGCTTAGGCTGTAACCGGGTCACTCCCGGGCCGCCACCACCACCATGGCTCGTGCCGGGACCCCGCCCCCACCACCGATCACACCCTGATCACCCCATGCGAGGAGGCGCCGTGAGCGACAACGCTCCCACCGGAACCGACCAGAAGGCAACCCTGCACTTCCCGGGCGGTTCCGCCGAGTTCCCGATCGTCGCGAGCGTCGACGGTGCCTCAAGCATCGACATGTCGAGCCTCACGCGCCAGACCGGCCTCACCGGTCTCGACTACGGCTTCGTCAACACCGCCTCGACGCGCAGCGCAATCACCTACATCGATGGCGAGCAGGGCATCCTGCGCTACCGCGGCTACAACATCGAGGACGTCGCCGCGAACTCGACCTTCCTCGAGGTCGCCTGGCTGCTGATCTACGGCGAGCTGCCGACCGCGAGCGAGCTCGCCGACTTCGACTCGCGCGTGCGCCGCCACACCCTCCTGCACGAGGACCTCAAGCGGTTCTTCGACTCGCTGCCGCACCAGGCGCACCCGATGTCAGTGCTCTCGAGCGCCGTCAGCGCGCTCTCGACCTACTACGGCGACTCGCTCGACCCGCACGACCCCGAGCAGGTCGAGATCTCGACCATCCGCTTGCTCGCGAAGCTGCCGGTGATCGCCGCCTACGCCCACAAGAAGGCGATCGGCCAGGCGTTCCTGTACCCCGACAACTCGCTCGGCTTCGTCGAGAACTTCCTGCGCCTCAACTTCGGCATCATGGCCGAGCCCTACGAGGTCAACCCCGTGCTCGTGAAGGCGCTCGACCGCCTGCTGATCCTCCACGAGGACCACGAGCAGAACGCCTCCACCTCGACCGTGCGCCTGGTCGGCTCGACCGGGGCCAACCTGTTCGCCTCGGTCTCAGCGGGCATCAACGCGCTCTCCGGCCCGCTGCACGGCGGCGCCAACGAGGCCGTGCTCGACATGCTGGCCCGCATCCGCGACTCGGGCGAGGGCGTCGAGCGCTTCGTCGAGCGGGTGAAGAACAAGGAGGACGGCATCAAGCTCATGGGCTTCGGCCACCGGGTCTACAAGTCGTACGACCCGCGCGCCAAGCTCGTGAAGGCCAGTGTGGATGCGGTGCTCGCCGACCTCGGCGTCTCCAACCCGCTGCTCGAGATCGCGCGCGAGCTCGAGGCCATCGCCCTCGCCGACGACTACTTCGTCGAGCGCAAGCTCTACCCGAACGTCGACTTCTACACGGGCGTCATCTACAAGGCCATGGGCTTCCCGACCCGCATGTTCACCGTGCTGTTCGCGATCGGCCGCCTCCCCGGCTGGATCGCCCACTGGCGCGAGATGAACGACGACCCGGCGACGAAGATCGGCCGCCCGCAGCAGCTCTACATCGGCTCGCCCGCCCGCGACTGGCCGCAGCGCTAGCCGACTCCGGCCGCCCGGTGGTCGCGGTTCGGGTTGCTCGCGGCGAGCATCCCGCACCCGCGACCTAGGCGTGCAGGGCGGCGTTGAGCTGCACGCCCGCGCCCGTGCGGGGCAGCACCTCGACGGCTCCCGTGAGCGAGCTGCGGCGGAACAGTAGCCCCGGCACGCCGGACAGCTCGGCGGCTTTCACGACGCGCGGCTGCCCGTCGGCACCGACCGTGCCGTCGACCACGACGACCTTCTGGCCGGCCGTGACGTACAGGCCTGCCTCGACGACCGAGTCGTCGCCGATCGAGATGCCGATGCCGCTGTTGGCGCCGAGCAGCGCGCGCTGCCCGATGGTGATGCGGTGCGTGCCGCCGCCGCTGAGCGTGCCCATGATCGAGGCGCCGCCGCCGATGTCGCTGCCGTCGCCGACGACGACGCCCTGGCTGATGCGCCCCTCGACCATCGAGGTGCCGAGGGTGCCGGCGTTGAAGTTGACGAAGCCCTCGTGCATGACGGTCGTGCCGGGGGAGAGGTAGGCGCCGAGGCGCACGCGGCTGGCGTCGGCGATGC comes from the Microcella frigidaquae genome and includes:
- a CDS encoding branched-chain amino acid aminotransferase; translated protein: MTTLLPMATPDLAWAVTRNEAAKPAAERDAILADPGFGKHFTDHMVDICWSERGGWHRPRVQPYGPISLDPAAAVLHYGQEIFEGLKAYRHADGSIWSFRPDANARRLQRSAKRLALPELPEQYFIEALRQLVAIDGDWVPSAPETSLYLRPFMFAKEAFLGVRPAHKVAFYVIASPAGAYFQGGVKPVSIWLSTEYSRAGKGGTGAAKTGGNYAASLVAQAEAAEHGCAQVLFLDSVEGKWLEELGGMNIVLVYKDGTLVTPKSDSILEGITRDSILQLAEDRGHRVERRRVSIDEWREGAASGDIVEAFACGTAAVVTPIAMIKAADFTIGSPDTAAGDLTMSLRAELTDIQYGRLPDPHGWMLRLDA
- the fdxA gene encoding ferredoxin; its protein translation is MTYVIALPCVDVKDRACIDECPVDCIYEGDRMLYIHPDECVDCGACEPVCPVEAIFYEDDLPAEWSDYYTANVEFFSEIGSPGGAAKVGVIAGDHPVVAAVPPQG
- the dapC gene encoding succinyldiaminopimelate transaminase; the encoded protein is MTRSALPDFPWDSLAPFAARAREHADGIVDLSVGSPVDPTPAVIREALVAATDAHAYPQTMGTPALREAIVRWYARRRGVVGLTTDAVLPTIGSKELVALLPLLLGLGPGDTIVHPRTAYPTYAVGAALVGATAVAEDDPARWPEGTRLIWLNSPGNPNGAVLGVDALRAAVARARALGAVLVNDECYAELGWGEEPVPSILHPAVTDGDRTSLLSVYSLSKQSNLAGYRAAFLAGDAAVVGAMLEVRKHAGLIPPAPVQAAMVAALDDDAHVAEQRERYRARRVALRSALEGAGFRIDRSEAGLYLWATRDEPAWTTIGLLAEHGILAAPGTFYEGEASRHVRLALTATDERIAAAVARLAHLSNA
- a CDS encoding citrate synthase, with the translated sequence MSDNAPTGTDQKATLHFPGGSAEFPIVASVDGASSIDMSSLTRQTGLTGLDYGFVNTASTRSAITYIDGEQGILRYRGYNIEDVAANSTFLEVAWLLIYGELPTASELADFDSRVRRHTLLHEDLKRFFDSLPHQAHPMSVLSSAVSALSTYYGDSLDPHDPEQVEISTIRLLAKLPVIAAYAHKKAIGQAFLYPDNSLGFVENFLRLNFGIMAEPYEVNPVLVKALDRLLILHEDHEQNASTSTVRLVGSTGANLFASVSAGINALSGPLHGGANEAVLDMLARIRDSGEGVERFVERVKNKEDGIKLMGFGHRVYKSYDPRAKLVKASVDAVLADLGVSNPLLEIARELEAIALADDYFVERKLYPNVDFYTGVIYKAMGFPTRMFTVLFAIGRLPGWIAHWREMNDDPATKIGRPQQLYIGSPARDWPQR
- the dapD gene encoding 2,3,4,5-tetrahydropyridine-2,6-dicarboxylate N-succinyltransferase, whose translation is MSSPHTATDSERATRHAWGYGLATVREADGTVLDTWFPSPELGALPHGRDPYIVPAEIEHLQGDDPRRGVWREARTVTIDLDAAPQSTPDAYLRLHLLSHRLVQPNSLNLEGIFSHLPIVTWTTAGPVHPDDFDARRPQLQQAGISVLGVDKFPRLLDYVTPPRVRIADASRVRLGAYLSPGTTVMHEGFVNFNAGTLGTSMVEGRISQGVVVGDGSDIGGGASIMGTLSGGGTHRITIGQRALLGANSGIGISIGDDSVVEAGLYVTAGQKVVVVDGTVGADGQPRVVKAAELSGVPGLLFRRSSLTGAVEVLPRTGAGVQLNAALHA